A window of the Mus pahari chromosome 1, PAHARI_EIJ_v1.1, whole genome shotgun sequence genome harbors these coding sequences:
- the LOC110325796 gene encoding LOW QUALITY PROTEIN: uncharacterized protein LOC110325796 (The sequence of the model RefSeq protein was modified relative to this genomic sequence to represent the inferred CDS: inserted 2 bases in 2 codons; deleted 2 bases in 1 codon; substituted 2 bases at 2 genomic stop codons), with amino-acid sequence MGQKVTTPLTLTLDHWTEVRTRAHNLSVDVKKGPWQTFCSSEWPAFKVGWPSEGTFNLSLVFAVKRIIFQEIGGHPDQIPYIIVWQDLVQNPPPWVKPWXRRVRDDVAVAETKPKLAQPSAGPSAPPKIYPKIEDLSWTEPQPPPYPLPRPSAPPAPAPVERDGVEGPGAGTRSRRGGSPEGDFTVALPLCAYVGGPPPGPNELVPLQYWPFSSADLYXWKTNHPSFSENPSGLTGLLESLMFSHQPTWDDCQQLLQVLFTTEERERILLEARKNVPXPDGTPTNLSNLIDEAFPLTRPNWDFNTAEGRERLTVYRRTLVAGLKGAARRPTNLAKVKEVLQGPVEPPSVFLERLMEAYRRYTPFDPSSEGQQAAVAMAFIGQSASXIKRKLQRLEGLQDYTLRDLVKEAEKVYHRRETEEEKQEREKKEAEERENRRDRRQERNLTKILAAVIGEKRVEKGQSGYLGNGARRPPGGKRLQLENDQCAYCKEKGHWARNCPKKKQRGPKVLAFEENXGSRGSTPLPKPRVTLSVEGTPVDFLVDTGAEHSVLTKPLGQLGKKKTMVMGATGSKLYPWTTKRVLDIGKSQATHSFLVIPECPTPLLGRDLLTXLKAQVQFTSKGPEVTWGEAPVACLVLSLEEEYRLHEQGPKQLLAPEWLSAFFEVWAEQAGMGLAKQVPPVVVELKADASPVSVKQYPMSREAKEGIRPHIQRLLQLGILVPCQSPWNTPLLPVCKPGTNDYRPVQDLREVNKRVQDIHPTVPNPYNLLSSLPPEQTWYTVLDLKDAFFCLRLHPNSQPLFAFEWRDPEGGHTGQLTWTRLPQGFKNSPTLFDEALHRDLAPFRAQNPQISLLQYVDDLLLAASTQELCCDGTKRLLNELGELGYRVSAKKAQLCRTEVTYLGYTLREGKWWLTEAQKKTVMQIPTPTTPRQVREFLGTAGFCRLWIPGFATLAAPLYPLTKEKVPFTWTEEHQRAFDDIKAALLXAPALALPDLTXPFTLYVDERAGVARRVLTQALGPWKRPVAYLSKKLDPVASGWPSCLKAIAAVALFVKDADKLTLGQHVTVIAPHALESIAVRQPPERWMTNARMTHYQSLLLNERVTFAPPAILNPATLLPEMNDSTPIHQCVDILAEETGTRKDLTDXPWPGVPAWYTDGSSFVVEGKRRAGAAVVDGKQVIWASSLPEGTSAQKAXLXALTQALRLAEGKAINIYTDSRYAFATAHIHGAIYKQRGSFTGTSK; translated from the exons ATGGGACAGAAGGTAACNACTCCTTTGACTTTGACTCTTGATCACTGGACTGAAGTAAGGACTAGAGCCCACAATCTTTCAGTAGACGTTAAGAAGGGACCCTGGCAGACTTTTTGTTCATCCGAATGGCCGGCNTTTAAGGTAGGATGGCCATCGGAGGGAACCTTTAACCTGTCTCTTGTTTTCGCTGTTAAGCGCATTATCTTTCAGGAAATAGGGGGACATCCCGACCAGATCCCCTATATCATCGTCTGGCAAGACCTGGTNCAGAATCCCCCACCTTGGGTTAAGCCTT GCCGTAGGGTCCGGGATGACGTGGCGGTtgcagaaaccaaacccaagcTGGCCCAACCGTCGGCGGGTCCTTCGGCACCTCCGAAGATCTACCCCAAGATCGAGGACCTCTCGTGGACAGAGCCACAGCCTCCCCCTTACCCTCTNCCGCGACCATCTGCACCCCCGGCCCCAGCACCTGTTGAGAGAGACGGGGTAGAGGGGCCTGGGGCAGGAACGCGGAGCCGGAGAGGCGGCAGCCCAGAGGGGGATTTCACTGTTGCCCTGCCCCTCTGTGCCTATGTTGGTGGCCCCCCGCCAGGCCCCAATGAGCTTGTCCCTTTGCAGTACTGGCCTTTCTCNTCAGCTGATCTATACAANTGGAAGACTAATCACCCTTCNTTTTCAGAAAATCCCTCGGGCTTGACNGGGCTTCTTGAGTCCCTTATGTTTTCCCATCAGCCCACTTGGGACGATTGCCAGCAACTCCTGCAGGTCCTCTtcaccacagaggagagagagaggatcctgttggaagccagaaagaatgtCCCCTGACCGGATGGGACCCCCACTAATCTCTCCAACCTTATAGATGAAGCCTTCCCCCTGACCCGTCCAAACTGGGACTTCAACACTGCGGAAGGTAGGGAGCGTCTCACAGTATACCGCCGGACTCTAGTGGCGGGGCTCAAAGGGGCCGCTCGGCGACCCACTAATTTGGCTAAGGTAAAAGAAGTTCTTCAGGGACCAGTGGAGCCGCCCTCGGTTTTTTTAGAGCGACTGATGGAGGCCTATAGGAGATATACACCGTTTGACCCCTCCTCGGAGGGACAGCAAGCGGCTGTAGCCATGGCTTTCATTGGGCAGTCTGCCTCAGANATTAAGAGGAAGTTGCAGAGGTTGGAGGGGCTCCAGGACTACACTTTGCGGGATTTagtaaaggaagcagagaaagtgtATCATAGgagggaaacagaggaagaaaagcaagagagagaaaagaaagaggcagaagagagagagaaccggCGTGATCGCCGGCAGGAAAGGAACTTAACTAAGATTTTGGCCGCAGTAATAGGTGAGAAGAGGGTAGAGAAAGGACAGTCAGGGTACCTGGGCAACGGAGCAAGAAGACCTCCAGGAGGAAAAAGACTGCAGCTTGAAAATGATCAATGTGCATACTGCAAAGAAAAAGGACATTGGGCCAGAAACTgccctaaaaagaaacaaagaggaccCAAGGTACTGGCCTTTGAAGAGAACTAGGGAAGTCGGGGCTCGACTCCCCTCCCCAAGCCTAGGGTAACTCTTTCTGTGGAGGGGACTCCTGTTGATTTCTTGGTAGACACAGGAGCAGAACATTCAGTTTTGACCAAGCCACTGGGACAATTAGGGAAAAAGAAGACTATGGTGATGGGAGCTACTGGTAGTAAGCTTTACCCNTGGACCACTAAACGAGTTTTAGATATAGGAAAAAGTCAAGCGACTCACTCTTTTCTCGTGATTCCTGAATGCCCCACGCCCTTACTGGGAAGAGACTTATTAACCAANCTTAAGGCTCAAGTACAGTTCACCTCAAAAGGACCGGAAGTAACCTGGGGAGAGGCCCCTGTTGCATGTTTGGTTCTAAGTTTAGAAGAAGAATATCGCCTCCATGAGCAGGGTCCCAAGCAGTTACTAGCCCCCGAATGGCTGTCTGCCTTTTTTGAAGTCTGGGCTGAGCAGGCAGGGATGGGGTTAGCCAAGCAAGTACCGCCGGTAGTAGTGGAATTAAAAGCCGATGCCTCTCCAGTCTCAGTCAAACAATACCCTATGAGTAGGGAAGCTAAAGAAGGCATCCGGCCACATATTCAGAGACTGTTGCAACTAGGAATTCTAGTGCCTTGCCAATCCCCTTGGAACACTCCTCTCCTGCCTGTGTGCAAGCCTGGGACTAATGATTATCGACCAGTACAGGATTTAAGAGAAGTTAACAAAAGGGTGCAGGATATCCACCCTACAGTTCCAAATCCTTACAATTTACTAAGTTCCCTTCCACCAGAGCAGACCTGGTACACTGTCTTGGACTTAAAAGATGCTTTTTTCTGCCTTCGGTTGCACCCCAACAGCCAGCCACTGTTTGCTTTTGAGTGGAGGGATCCAGAAGGAGGACACACGGGCCAGCTAACCTGGACGCGGCTGCCCCAGGGGTTCAAAAATTCCCCTACTCTCTTTGATGAGGCGCTCCATCGAGACCTTGCACCTTTTAGGGCACAGAACCCCCAGATTTCTCTCTTGCAGTATGTAGACGACCTACTGCTTGCTGCTTCAACCCAGGAACTGTGTTGTGATGGGACTAAGAGGCTTCTAAATGAACTGGGTGAGTTGGGGTACCGGGTGTCTGCTAAGAAAGCTCAGCTGTGTCGCACTGAGGTGACCTACCTAGGATACACTCTCCGAGAAGGAAAGTGGTGGCTCACCGAAGCTCAAAAGAAAACTGTGATGCAGATCCCGACCCCCACCACTCCGCGACAAGTACGTGAGTTTCTGGGGACGGCGGGTTTTTGTAGACTCTGGATACCGGGGTTCGCAACACTGGCGGCCCCTCTGTACCCTCTTACTAAAGAAAAGGTCCCATTCACCTGGACCGAGGAGCACCAAAGAGCCTTTGATGACATAAAAGCTGCACTACTGNCAGCCCCTGCTCTGGCCTTGCCAGATTTGA AGCCTTTCACCTTATATGTTGATGAACGGGCTGGAGTAGCCCGCAGGGTCTTAACTCAGGCTCTGGGGCCCTGGAAACGCCCAGTAGCCTATTTGTCAAAAAAGTTAGACCCGGTCGCCAGCGGATGGCCCTCTTGCCTAAAAGCCATTGCTGCCGTGGCCTTGTTTGTTAAAGATGCTGACAAGCTTACCCTGGGTCAGCATGTGACTGTAATTGCTCCCCATGCTCTGGAGAGTATC GCAGTGCGGCAGCCCCCAGAACGGTGGATGACTAACGCCCGGATGACTCACTATCAGAGCCTGTTGCTAAATGAGCGAGTGACTTTCGCCCCACCTGCCATTCTCAATCCTGCTACTCTCCTCCCTGAGATGAATGACTCCACCCCAATACATCAATGTGTCGATATCTTGGCGGAGGAAACTGGAACAAGAAAAGACCTGACTGATCNACCATGGCCAGGTGTGCCTGCTTGGTACACAGATGGTAGCAGCTTTGtggtggaaggaaaaaggagagcgGGAGCGGCGGTGGTAGATGGAAAACAGGTAATCTGGGCAAGTAGTCTTCCAGAAGGAACTTCAGCTCAAAAAGCCNAACTCNTGGCTTTGACTCAGGCTTTACGACTGGCAGAAGGTAAGGCCATtaacatttacactgacagcCGGTATGCCTTTGCTACAGCCCATATACATGGGGCCATCTACAAGCAAAGGGGGTCTTTCACAGGCACCTCAAAGTga